ACGGCTGTTTTTGATCTTACTTCTGCTCAGAATGCCATTAGTACAACAACGGGAGTAACATTTACGTTTTATCAGAATCAGGCAGATGCTCTGGCAGGAAATACCAATACAATTGCAAACCCGACAGCGTACAGTTCAGGTAATGCAGTGGTCTATGTAAGGGTAATTTCTCCGGATGCCTGTGCAAAAATTGCAGAACTACAGCTTACCGTAAATACCACAATTGCTCCTGTTATTACAGCTTCTTCTTCTACCATCTGTTTTGGAGGTAATGTAACGCTGACCTCAAGTCAGGCAACAGGAAATCTATGGTCTAGCGGGGAAACTACTCAAAGTATCACGGTAACCACTGCGGGTACCTATACCCTAACCTATTCCAACGGAGCCTGTACCGCGCCGGTAGCTTCTGTTACCATCACTGCGGAAGCAGATCCTGACCTTAAGATTACAGGAAATCTTATTCTTTGTGAAAATGCTAATCAGCTTACCGTTCATGCCAATGGAAGCGGAAATACCTATACGTGGTCAGACGGCACAACAGGAAATATTATTTCCGTAGTAACACCGGGAATATATACGGTAACGGTTACCACTCCCGCAGGATGCCAGTATCAAGCATCAGCAGAAGTTGTTCAGGGGGTTGTTCCTAAAGTAAACAATGCAGCTTTAGAGCTATGTTCAGACTCCGCAACGGCTATTTTTGATCTTACTTCTGCTCAGAATGCTATCAGCACAACAACGGGAGTAACATTTTCGTTTTATCAGAATCAGGCAGATGCTTTAGCAGGAAATACCAATACAATTGGAAACCCGGCAACGTACAGTTCTGGAAATGCAGTGATCTATGTGAGGGTAATTTCTCCGGACGCCTGCGCCAAAATTGCAGAACTACAACTTACCGTAAATGTTAAACCGGTTCCGATAATTACAGCTTCCTCTAATGTAATATGTAATAACACCCCGATAACATTAACTTCTAATTTTGCGACCGGAAATCTTTGGTCTACAGGAGAAACAACCCAGACCATTACTGTTTCTGCAGGCGGAATATATACTTTGATAAACAATAATGGGATCTGCACCAGTGAGCCGGTTTCAGTTACTATTTTACAGGACACCGATCCCAATGTACAGATCACCGGAAATCTAATGTTTTGTGAGGGAGATTCTACGGTATTAACAGCAACAGCCAATGGAAGCGGAATTACATTCAGCTGGTCAAACGGAGCAACAGGTCCGGTAAATACGGTGACGGCTCCCGGTTTATACACCGTAACGGCTACTACCGCATTGGGCTGCCAGTATCAGCAGTCGGTTCAGGTCAATATGGATCCTTTAATTATCGTTACAATCAATCCTCCTCAGGATGTAATCACCTGTCTGGTGCCGGAGATCACTCTGGATGCTACGGCTTCTGTTTATGAGCCGGGAGCTACATTTTTGTGGACTGCCACCGGAGGGGGGAATATTATTTCAGGTGCCGATACGCTGACTCCCGTTGTAGACAAAGGAGGAGTCTATACGCTTACCATTATAAGCGCCACCCCTTTAGGATGTACAAAACAGAGCTCGGTAACAGTGTTTGAGAATACCACTCCGCCACCGCTTATCCTCACAGCATCAGCCTACACGATCTGTAAAGGAGAATCTGTTACAATTACGGCATCAGGTGCTCAAACTTATGCATGGGCCGGATTGCCGGGTACTTCGAGTATCCAGACCTTTACTCCGGACGCCACAACAACCTATACGGTAACAGGAACAGGCGCCAACGGCTGTACAACAGAAAAGTCAATTACAGTAATCGTTGTACCTGCCATCGTTTCCTCATTATCAAATATTGAAATCTGTGAAGGATTCAAGGGAGTTCTGAATGCAGGGGCAGGTCCCAACTATACCTATAGCTGGAGTACGGGCGAAACATCGCAGATAATCTATCCAACCTTAGAGGGAGTTTATACCGTCACCATTTCAAACGGAGTCTGTTCAAAGGTATTTTCTGCTACAGTTGGATACCACACAGTGCCGGAAATTATAGAAATCAACTATAAAAATGATAATTTAACGATTCTTGCCAAAAACAACGAAAATACACCGTTAGAGTATTCTATAGATAATGGATTTACCTGGCAGAGCTCCAATATTTTTTATAATGTTTTTAAAAATACAGAATATATGGTGAGGGTAAGGAATACAAGAATATCCTGTTATGCATTAGCTTCGTATTACACCTTCTTTATGCCCAATGCCATTACTCCAAATGGAGACGGATATAATGATGTGATTGATTTTTCGGGAATTACCAAATATAAAAACTTTTCGGGAAAAATATTCGATCGTTATGGTGTTGAAATTTTTACAGTAACCAAAGAAAAACCGATATGGGACGGCAAGTATCTGGCACGTGTGATCCCCACGGCTACCTATTGGTATGTGGTCTCATGGGAAGATACTATCAGCGGAAAACCGATAAAAATGTCGGGCTGGATTCTTCTCAAAAACAGGAACTAAACAAAAGGTGTAAAGATAAGTTTAGAAAAGTCTCATTTTTATGAGGCTTTTCTGTTTTGTATAATTATTTTTGTAGGATGAACTATTCTGCGGAACTGAAAAAATTTGTGACCAGCCAATATGTATATTCTGCCATCAGAATTACACTGGCCACTGTTCTGCCATGTCTGGTTCTCGCCCATTTTGGAATTCTGAAGGAATACTTTCTCTTTCCGCTGGGAACCAGCTTTGTTGCTTTAACAGACCAACCCGGCCCCTTCATCCGAAGAAGAAACTCATTAACATTTGCCATTTTCTGCTTTGCACTTGTGGCACTCATTGCAAGCCTGGTAATGAATATTAAAATCCTGGTTTTTTCAGAAATTGTGGTATTCGGGCTGTTTTTCTCTTTAATCGGGGTCTACGGGCAGAGACTTGCTGCGGTGGGATCCCTGTCCCTGGTCGTTCTTGCCATTTTTATCGACGGACATCTTACGGGAGAAAATATTCTTAAAAGCTTACTGATCTTTGCATCGGGATGTCTTTGGTTTTTACTCATCTTCTTAATTGTATCCACCATTCAGCCCTACAAGCTTGCCAGCCAGATGATTGGAGAAAATTATCTACAGCTTGCAGAGTTTTTGAAGATTAAAGCCAATTATTACCAGAAAAATCCGGATTTCGCTAAACTGACCACTCAGGTCATCACTAAACAAATAGAAATCAAAAACCTTCAGGAAGAAACCAGGGAAACGGTTTTTAAAACACGGGTTATCGTCAACGAATCTACCACAACGAGTCGACTGCTGATGTTGATGTTATTAAACTCTATGGATCTTCATGAAAAACTCATGACCTCTGAAAGTGATTACGAGAAACTTCAAAAAAGCTTTATCGACAGCAGCATACTTGTACACATCCATGATTACCTGAATCTGTTGGCTGAAGAAATCACCAATATAGGAATCTCACTTCAGATAGGAACTCGTGCAAAACCGATTTTCAATCTGGATACAGAACTTAAAAGCTTAAATCATGTTTATTTCGAGCTGAGAAACAAAGAGATTTCTCCGGATAATTTTGAAGATTTTATGGTTCTCCGTCAGATCCTTGTCCGTATTAATGAGATCACAAAAGAAATTAATGAGATTTATAAAGTATTTTCGCAAAACGTCAAGCTGGCAAAGAGCCTTTCTACAGGGCTGGATCTCAGAAAATTTATGCCGAGTGAGCAGAAGATCAATGCCAAGGTTTTAAAAGATAATATTTCACTGTCGTCTTCCCACTTCAGACATGCATTACGAATTACGATTGCCCTGCTCATCGGATATTCATTTTCGCTTTTTGATTTTCTGGGAATCGGGCATACCTACTGGATTCTGATCACGGTAGTGGCTATTCTTAAGCCAGCTTACGCGATTACCAAAAAAAGAAATCTTCTCCGTTTATACGGAACCATAGCCGGTGCTTCCATAGCTTACGGGATATTACACTTTATCCATATCAATCAGATCTTATTTTCTATTTTACTGCTGAGCATGATTATGTGTTTCAGTTTTCTGAAAGGAAGATATTTCTGGGCTGTTTTGTTTATGACCATCTATGTCTTTCTGAGTTTTAATTTCCTGAGCCCCGGACATATTGACGTTATTTTCAGAGACCGAATTGTAGATACAGTGATCGCGGGGCTCATTACCTCTCTGGTATCGTATCTCGTACTTCCGGTTTGGGAACACACCCAAAATTTAGATCTGATGAAAAAATCTGCAGAATGCAACCTGATTTATTTCCGTTGTGTTATCTCTAAATTTTTGGACGACAGCTTTGATATTGAAGATTATAAAGTAAAAAGAAAAAATGCCATCATTGCTTTAGCTAATCTTTCTGATAATTTTCAGAGAATGATTTCTGAACCCAAAAATCAGCAGAAAAAATTAGAGGTTGTTCACCAGTTTGTCGCAACCTCCCATCTGATGACCGCCTACACGGCTTCCCTTTCTCAATATGTAAAAGATGATGAAAAATACTCCGAGATAGATGCGGAAGGATGGAGAGAGAAAATTGAGGCCGAAATGCTTCAGGTGTCTCATTTGCTGGACGGTACAACTATTAGTGAATCTCTCAGAAAAAAAAGCCAGATAGAGCCTGAGGACTCCTCTTTTGATGATCTCCTTCTGAAACGAAAATCGGAACTTGCCGACCATGAATCCCGAAATCAAAGAGATCCCAACAAGATATCACGCTTAACAGAGCTTAAGAATATTCATGATGTCCTGGAACTGATATTTGATGTAGCCAAAGAACAACGTAAAGTAATTGAAAAATACAAAAGTGAATCTCACGAGAAATCTGAAGCTTCGGAAACTATTCCTCAACAATCGTAAAACAGTAATCATCGAAAAATTCCACACGTGCTTTAAACTCATCGGAGATCTGTTCGTCATAGACTCTGCACTGGATATGATGAAGGTATTTCAGCTCAAAAGGTCTTACATCATAATGTTTTTTAAGTGACCAGTGCTTGGAATGGTGAATCTTGTACATACTTTCCTTCACGCTCCAGATGATGGTATAAAAGGTCACTTCATGATCGTGAGGAATAAATCCACGTTCATTTTCGTAGGTAAATTTATCGATTACCCTTAAGATCTTAGGATTGAATTTTTCAATATCAATTCCGATTTTATTGTTGGAAATCGCGATGGCCGCAAATGGAAATGAGTGGGTAATTGAAATCTCGGCATCCTTTGGAGATAAAAATGGCTCTCTTTCTTTATATAATATTTTGGAGTGAGGCTTAAGCCCCTTCAGTAGCTTTCTAACCATCAGTACTTCCAGCAGCTTTTTCGGATGATAATCTTTTACTTTTTCAGCATTTTCAGGTTCTAAAAGGTCATCCATATTCAATTCTTCAGTTTCATCGTATTTCCATACAAGAATTGTGGCATTATCATCAGAAAAATCGCGGTACAGAGGCATGATTTTATTTATTGGACAAAATTAATAAAAAATTTTGGGTTGGAACCGGGGATTTGTAGCCGGGGGATTTTAGGATTTTCTGTTTTTTATAATCACTCAAAGTGACGAGCAGTTATCCTTCACAGACTTTTCTCTCCGTCAGAGCGAGTATTTGTCGGAGCGCAGCGGAGAAAAATGTATAGAGAACTCATGAATTGAAAGAAAGAATTTCTCTTTCCAGCATGAACTTCCCGATATACTTTTTTTGGAAAAAATCACTCGAGGTGATGGTTGGAGTTCTGCGGAAATTTCTGTTAATGAAAAATCGATTACAAACAAAAAAATTCACTTTAATCAGGAGACTAAAGTGAATTTAATAGTAATTAAAAGCTAAAAACGTTCGAGCATTTCGCTGTACACCTTTATGCTTTTACAAAATTATTTCGACTGGTGATTGATATCGTTTCTGTGCTCCATAATTTCAAGATTCTGATCTACAAAATAGGCACTTCCGAACCCGTTGACATAAGAACCTTTCGTCGGATGAAGCCCGATCAGGATAAAATCCTTCATTTCAGCAATGACATCCACTACTTTTCCGTGGGTTTCCTTCAACTGGGCTACTACTGCGTTCCAGGTATCAGAATCTCTTTCCACCTGAGAGGTTGAAGCCTCAATGGTTAATCTCTCACGAGCATAAATTTGTTTGGTTGCTGATTCGTCCTCAATAAACATAACTGAAGTTTTTCTTCCGTCAGCAAGATTTTTTGTGTGTTTTGCCATGAAAGAAACCAAAATATAGAATGTATTATTTACTTCAACAAAAGGGGCATAGCTGGAATTCGGCGTTCCTTCTGCATCTACGGTCGCTAAAATTACACTTTTCGTTCTCCCGATAAGTTCCTTAACTTTTGGAGTAAGTGGTTTTGCCTGTCTCTGTGCTTCTTCCTGAGTATTTGTATGATTCATAATAAAAGATTTATTTATGCAAAAATAACTTATTTAGAATAAAGAAAAATAGTTTATTGTATAAAATATTATTAAAATAAACGAAAAACAGGGCAATATAACGGGAAGCAGAGTATGTTGATATGATTTATCTGATTTTCTAGACAAAAACCGGGGTCTTATGATATCTATTTTTAACATTGGTTCTCCATCAATATTTTTATAAAAGTTCATGACCGGATGTTCCCGGAAAGATAGTACGGGAAGTCAGGGCTCAACTTTTTATCTGCTGGCTTCACTCTATAGCCCCGATTGCAGCGGCATCCTTTTTTTGCATGGGCTTGAAAAAAGTATTGGCAAAAAAAGATATAGCGGAAAGCGGGAAAAAGCTTCAAAAAAAAATAAATTCCAAATAACAAAACAATTTCTGTGACTTTAAAATCCCGCATCCTCAAATCTCCCTTTTCCAGCCTATCCAAAATCTCATAAATGTCATTTCTCTATCTAAATTATTAATCGTAATTTTGCATTTCATTATCAATTGAATTTAAACTTATTCATTATACATATGAGTACTACAACACAATACGTTCCTTACAAAGTGAAGGACATCTCCCTTGCTGAATGGGGAAGAAAAGAAATTACTCTTGCTGAGGCAGAAATGCCGGGGTTAATGTCCATCCGTGAAGAATATGGACCCTCTCAACCTTTAAAGGGTGCAAGAATTGCAGGATGTCTTCACATGACGATCCAAACTGCTGTGCTTATAGAGACCCTGGTTGCTTTAGGAGCTGAAGTTACCTGGTCTTCTTGTAATATTTTCTCGACGCAGGATCACGCTGCTGCTGCAATTGCTGCTGCAGGAATTCCGGTGTATGCATGGAAAGGTCTTAATGAGGAAGAATTTGACTGGTGTATTGAGCAGACTTTATTCTTCGGTGAGGACAGAAAGCCATTGAACATGATTTTGGATGATGGTGGAGATTTAACGAACATGGTTTTTGATAAATACCCTGAATTCACAAAAGACATCAAAGGACTTTCTGAAGAAACGACAACCGGAGTTCACAGACTGTACGAAAGAATGAAGAACGGAACTTTGGTAATGCCGGCTATCAACGTAAACGATTCGGTAACTAAATCTAAATTCGATAACAAATACGGATGTAAAGAATCTGCAGTAGATGCTGTAAGAAGAGCGACAGACGTCATGTTGGCTGGAAAAAGAGTGGTTGTTTGCGGATACGGAGACGTAGGTAAAGGTACTGCCGCTTCTTTCAGAGGGGCTGGTTCTATCGTTACGGTTACTGAAATCGATCCAATTTGTGCTTTACAAGCTGCAATGGACGGTTACGAAGTGAAAAGATTGGATACTGTTGTTGATAACGCAGATATCATCATCACAACAACAGGTAACTTCAACATCGTAAGAGGCGAGCATTTCCTTAAAATGAAAGATAAAGCGATTGTTTGTAACATCGGACACTTCGATAACGAAATCGATATGGCGTGGTTGAACAACAACTACGGTGCTACAAAATCTGAAGTTAAACCTCAGGTTGATATCTACACCATCGAAGGTAAAGAAGTTATTATTCTTGCTGAAGGTAGATTGGTAAACCTTGGTTGTGCAACTGGTCACCCATCTTTCGTAATGTCTAACTCTTTCTCTAACCAGACTTTGGCTCAAATTGAACTTTGGAACAATTCTGAAGCTTATGGAAACGAAGTTTATATGTTGCCTAAGCATTTAGATGAAAAAGTGGCTGCTCTTCACCTTAAGAAATTAAGCGTTGAGCTGGAAACTCTTTCTCCTGAACAGGCTGAATACATAGGGGTGGATGTTAAAGGTCCTTTCAAACCTGAGTATTACAGATACTAAGAAGCAAAAGACAGAAAAGTCATACGAATATAGAAACTCTCCTATTCCGGAGAGTTTTTTTTGTTTTAAAATGATCAATGGGCATTCATTTAACTGATCAATTCCAAAAATTGGCGCTTAATGCCATTTTATCTTTGAAATTTCCATTAAATTATTTAACCCTTTCAGGATTGTAATAGCATCGAATACTTAACCATCGGATTTCACCCGACACTACTCATATTTAGCCCCTTCGGGGTATATTAAGGTAAATTTAAAAAGAAAGCGGTATTAAAAAACAATTGACCGTATTTTCCCCGTATATGGAATCGTAAAAAATCTATATCTTTGAGACCTTTAACAAAAACATTAGCAAATGAAAAAACAAAATGTATCAAATGCATTCGTTGCAGCCTCATGGGTTGCTTTGGGAGCGGGAATGATTGGCTTTATTGTAGGTCTGGCAAGAGCAGAAATGGAGCTTAACGAAAAGGGATATTATTTCACCATCCTGCTATACGGATTGTTTGCAGTCGTTTCTTTGCAAAAAGCGGTTCGTGACAGATTAGAAGGGATTAAGGTAACCGATATCTACTATGGAATATGCTGGTTTGCCACCCTGTCTTCTATTGTTTTACTGGCGATAGGATTATGGAATGCCACTATTCTTCCCAGTGAAAAGGGCTTCTATGGGTTTGCATTTTTACTTGCTCTGTTCGGAGCGATCGCAGTCCAGAAAAATACCCGCGATAACATGCTGGAACAATAAACATAAGACTCTTCAAAATTTTGAAGAGTTTTTTTATATTCCTGCTCAGAAATCAGAGCCACTACAAGCCTGTGACCCGGGGTCTCCCTCAGTACTCACTTCAATCCTCTATTCTTATATTAAATTCTTTTTAATACCTTTTTTAATGTAAATTAAAAATCATTTCGAACTATTTCTATTTCAATATAAAGCAATCATCTTCAGTCTATTGTCTTCATTTTCTTTTATTTGTAAATTTATCTCAATGAAGAAAATATACTACCGGAAAATAGCCTGCATGGGAATTCTGCTCGTTCTGTTTTTTATCTTTCAAAAATATACCAGCAGGGAGAGAGGAGATTTCCCTGAAATTATATTTGTAGCAAAAGGTTCTACTCCGGTTCATTTATCATCATTTGATCCCAACAGTCTGAGTGAAAACGACTGGTACAATTTAGGTTTTTCTGATCAGCAGACCGCCACCATCTTAAATTACAAAAAGGTGGTTGGCGGTCAATTTATTTCCAGGGAGCAATTCAGAAAATGCTTTGCGGTCTCAGCCGAAAAATTCTCAGAGCTGGAACCTTACCTGCTTTTACCGGAAGGAGCCAAAGATCCCCGATCGAATTTCCGCGAAAAATATGCGAAGAAATCAGTCAATGTATTAACCTCATTCAATCCAGACCGGTATATGCTGCAGGACTGGATAAAACTGGGTTTCAGTGAAAGGCAGGCGGAAGCTATTCTCAAATATAAAAATTACCTGGGCGGAAGCTTTGTGAGCAAAGAAAAATTTAGGGAATGTTTTATCATTAACGAAGAGAGTTATCGTAAATTAGCTCCTTACCTTCTTCTTCCTGAAAAAACACCTTCTCATTATAAAAGTTTCAGTACAAATCTTATTTCGGGGAAAAGTAAAGGCTCCTACAGTAATTTTAATCCTAATCATCTGGATATTCAGGGTTGGCAACAACTCGGATTTTCCGCACCCCAGGCTCAGGTGATCCTTAACTATAAGGAACGTAACTTAAAGGGACGTTTTAAAAATATAGAAGAGCTTCGCAAGTGTTTCATCATTTCTGAAAAAAAATTCAGCGAGCTTAAGCCCTATATCATCCTGGACGCCGAGCCTCCGGCCAGAAACCCTGAAGCCCCCCAAGTGGTCATCAAACAGGAAACTACAAACTTTTCAGAAATTGATCTCAATGCGATAACCTTCAGACAGCTTATCGAGTTTGGGCTGGATGAAAAAAGTGCAGGATCTATACTTGGATTCCGGAAGAAACTGGGCGGATTTGTAACCAGAGAACAAATTCTCGACACTTACAATATCGATAAAGATTTGGTTCGCCAGCTAATCTCTGTCTGCCGTTTAAACACTTCTGAAATTGAAAAATATACCTTAAAAGATGCCCCCGAAGAATGGCTTAAGAACCATCCCTATTTCAAATATTCTGCGGATAAGATTATTTTTTACCGTATCACCTATCCTGATGATAAAAAAATATGGAAATTTCTTAAGCTGAAGCCCGAATATGAAGAAAGAATGAAACTCTACATCAAATAATCCTGAATCTTACAAAAAAAAGAGACTGTCCAAAAAATGAACAATCTCTTTCTATAATTGTAACCGGACTCATCTAAACAGATTCAGGAAGCTGTTTTTTCTCGTCTTCTTTATTATACTTTTCGTCCAGCTTTTCTGATATTTTCTTGACGATAAATTCAATCACCAAAGGTGCTACAATAGCGACAACTGCTTTTAATATTCTTGATTTCATATTACTTATTTTATTTTTTGATTACTACAATTTCCAAGCCACAAACATAGGACGAAAATCATCAATCTTCATCATCCAAAACAAGATTTTCATAATTCTTACTTCCTGCCCTGAATTTTTCTTCTAATCGTAATCGAAGTTTTCGGGGTTTATGAACAATCAACGATTCGCCAAATCCCAATAAAAGTCTTTCCAATTCATAATTCAGCTGCACGCAGATTTTAAAAACAGTGCCGTCACTCGATTCGCGTATAATTTCCTGACTTGTATGCAGAGGCTTTGTCTTAATATACGGTGCATTATGAGAATCCACAAAAAACACAACGTTTCTCGGAGCCATCGTGGGCGAAACCGTAACGCCAACGATATCTTTAAAATACTCGTCGCCATCCAGATTTTTGTCAATATATTCAATATTTTCCTCAATTTGAATACTTTCCATTCTGTCCAACGCCAAATTATAAGCATATTGTTTATTAAAACAGATCAAAAACCATCGGTTATTGAATTCCTTCAACAATTGCGGATGTACAATATACGAATCTGATTCTATTGCCTTAAAACTTTTATACGTAACTCTTAAAACCTTTTTATGAAGAATCGCATCGTACAGCACATCAATATGCTCCAATCCTTTCAACTGTTCATTTTTATCTAAATGAATAATTGATTTCTGATTGGTAGAATGAATAGAATCCTCCAATTTCTGGATCACCCCGTTCATCTCTTTGAACATCGAAAAATCCTTGAACTGCTTTAAAATCTGCACCGCATTATTCATGGCCTTCAGATCACTTTCGTTCACCGAAATATTATGAATACTGTATTCAGGATCACTGTATCGATAGTATTTCCTTTCAAAAACCTCAATCGGTGCTTCATACCCGAATTTCTCACTTCGCATATTCTGCAAATCCAGCTGTACTGTACGTTTGCTGACGAAAGACTCCTTCCCTTCATACTCAAACAAAGCTTCGGAACATTCATCGATCAGATCTTCCAAAGTATATTTTCGGTATTTGTTCTTGAGACATTTGTCCAAAGTTTTATAACGGATAAGAGCATTTTTATTGGATGACATAGTTTTCTTTCATTTTTATTTGGGCTTATATCTTCGTTTTCCTATTGCAAACCTCATAGGTTTTGAAAACCTATGAGGTTTCCTTTACCCATTATTTAGTCGCTCCTTAAAAAGCTGTTTTTTGACTTTGAAAATTATATTTGCCTAAAAAGATTCGGAGAACAAGTTCGAGCCAAAGAAGAATTTGTTGTTTGATTTGATTCAATCTCATCTTCAAATTGTATCCAATCCCTGCTAATAATGCATTATTAATATCTCCAGCCACTCCTTTCAGGAAGTTTAATCCTAAGGAGTGGTTTCTTTTTAAATGAGAGATACAAGGTTCTATGGCTGCTCTTGCCCGGAATCTTAATCTGGCTACTTGTTGCCCATATTTTGTTTTTTCTTTTTTTGCGGGAAGCAAAATTGCTGTTCCTTCCACTTCTTTGATTCCTTTAAATCCTCTGTCTGTAGTGGCTTTCGTAGGTCTTGTTCCGCCAACGGATTTTCTTACCCTCTCACTCTGTGCCAATGATTCTTCAAGAGTTTTACTATCGTGAGGATTGCCAGAAAATCTCTTTACCGAGCTGATGATCCCTGTTTTCCGACCTCT
The sequence above is a segment of the Chryseobacterium sp. MYb264 genome. Coding sequences within it:
- a CDS encoding helix-hairpin-helix domain-containing protein: MKKIYYRKIACMGILLVLFFIFQKYTSRERGDFPEIIFVAKGSTPVHLSSFDPNSLSENDWYNLGFSDQQTATILNYKKVVGGQFISREQFRKCFAVSAEKFSELEPYLLLPEGAKDPRSNFREKYAKKSVNVLTSFNPDRYMLQDWIKLGFSERQAEAILKYKNYLGGSFVSKEKFRECFIINEESYRKLAPYLLLPEKTPSHYKSFSTNLISGKSKGSYSNFNPNHLDIQGWQQLGFSAPQAQVILNYKERNLKGRFKNIEELRKCFIISEKKFSELKPYIILDAEPPARNPEAPQVVIKQETTNFSEIDLNAITFRQLIEFGLDEKSAGSILGFRKKLGGFVTREQILDTYNIDKDLVRQLISVCRLNTSEIEKYTLKDAPEEWLKNHPYFKYSADKIIFYRITYPDDKKIWKFLKLKPEYEERMKLYIK
- the yiaA gene encoding inner membrane protein YiaA, translated to MKKQNVSNAFVAASWVALGAGMIGFIVGLARAEMELNEKGYYFTILLYGLFAVVSLQKAVRDRLEGIKVTDIYYGICWFATLSSIVLLAIGLWNATILPSEKGFYGFAFLLALFGAIAVQKNTRDNMLEQ
- a CDS encoding FUSC family protein, with the translated sequence MNYSAELKKFVTSQYVYSAIRITLATVLPCLVLAHFGILKEYFLFPLGTSFVALTDQPGPFIRRRNSLTFAIFCFALVALIASLVMNIKILVFSEIVVFGLFFSLIGVYGQRLAAVGSLSLVVLAIFIDGHLTGENILKSLLIFASGCLWFLLIFLIVSTIQPYKLASQMIGENYLQLAEFLKIKANYYQKNPDFAKLTTQVITKQIEIKNLQEETRETVFKTRVIVNESTTTSRLLMLMLLNSMDLHEKLMTSESDYEKLQKSFIDSSILVHIHDYLNLLAEEITNIGISLQIGTRAKPIFNLDTELKSLNHVYFELRNKEISPDNFEDFMVLRQILVRINEITKEINEIYKVFSQNVKLAKSLSTGLDLRKFMPSEQKINAKVLKDNISLSSSHFRHALRITIALLIGYSFSLFDFLGIGHTYWILITVVAILKPAYAITKKRNLLRLYGTIAGASIAYGILHFIHINQILFSILLLSMIMCFSFLKGRYFWAVLFMTIYVFLSFNFLSPGHIDVIFRDRIVDTVIAGLITSLVSYLVLPVWEHTQNLDLMKKSAECNLIYFRCVISKFLDDSFDIEDYKVKRKNAIIALANLSDNFQRMISEPKNQQKKLEVVHQFVATSHLMTAYTASLSQYVKDDEKYSEIDAEGWREKIEAEMLQVSHLLDGTTISESLRKKSQIEPEDSSFDDLLLKRKSELADHESRNQRDPNKISRLTELKNIHDVLELIFDVAKEQRKVIEKYKSESHEKSEASETIPQQS
- the ahcY gene encoding adenosylhomocysteinase, producing MSTTTQYVPYKVKDISLAEWGRKEITLAEAEMPGLMSIREEYGPSQPLKGARIAGCLHMTIQTAVLIETLVALGAEVTWSSCNIFSTQDHAAAAIAAAGIPVYAWKGLNEEEFDWCIEQTLFFGEDRKPLNMILDDGGDLTNMVFDKYPEFTKDIKGLSEETTTGVHRLYERMKNGTLVMPAINVNDSVTKSKFDNKYGCKESAVDAVRRATDVMLAGKRVVVCGYGDVGKGTAASFRGAGSIVTVTEIDPICALQAAMDGYEVKRLDTVVDNADIIITTTGNFNIVRGEHFLKMKDKAIVCNIGHFDNEIDMAWLNNNYGATKSEVKPQVDIYTIEGKEVIILAEGRLVNLGCATGHPSFVMSNSFSNQTLAQIELWNNSEAYGNEVYMLPKHLDEKVAALHLKKLSVELETLSPEQAEYIGVDVKGPFKPEYYRY
- a CDS encoding helix-turn-helix transcriptional regulator → MSSNKNALIRYKTLDKCLKNKYRKYTLEDLIDECSEALFEYEGKESFVSKRTVQLDLQNMRSEKFGYEAPIEVFERKYYRYSDPEYSIHNISVNESDLKAMNNAVQILKQFKDFSMFKEMNGVIQKLEDSIHSTNQKSIIHLDKNEQLKGLEHIDVLYDAILHKKVLRVTYKSFKAIESDSYIVHPQLLKEFNNRWFLICFNKQYAYNLALDRMESIQIEENIEYIDKNLDGDEYFKDIVGVTVSPTMAPRNVVFFVDSHNAPYIKTKPLHTSQEIIRESSDGTVFKICVQLNYELERLLLGFGESLIVHKPRKLRLRLEEKFRAGSKNYENLVLDDED
- a CDS encoding 4'-phosphopantetheinyl transferase superfamily protein, which produces MPLYRDFSDDNATILVWKYDETEELNMDDLLEPENAEKVKDYHPKKLLEVLMVRKLLKGLKPHSKILYKEREPFLSPKDAEISITHSFPFAAIAISNNKIGIDIEKFNPKILRVIDKFTYENERGFIPHDHEVTFYTIIWSVKESMYKIHHSKHWSLKKHYDVRPFELKYLHHIQCRVYDEQISDEFKARVEFFDDYCFTIVEE
- a CDS encoding HugZ family pyridoxamine 5'-phosphate oxidase translates to MNHTNTQEEAQRQAKPLTPKVKELIGRTKSVILATVDAEGTPNSSYAPFVEVNNTFYILVSFMAKHTKNLADGRKTSVMFIEDESATKQIYARERLTIEASTSQVERDSDTWNAVVAQLKETHGKVVDVIAEMKDFILIGLHPTKGSYVNGFGSAYFVDQNLEIMEHRNDINHQSK